The following proteins are co-located in the Spea bombifrons isolate aSpeBom1 chromosome 3, aSpeBom1.2.pri, whole genome shotgun sequence genome:
- the EML4 gene encoding echinoderm microtubule-associated protein-like 4 isoform X1 has translation MRETPHLSPIQEGASSCQSVQDAHRTQHKMDGFAGSLDDSISAASTSDVQDRLSALELRVQQQEDEITVLKAALADVLRRLAISEDQVATVRKAAPSKGPPMLREALSMSCITNGSSGTRKTGHSGTIARKDTLASAAKSSSAEKKKEKPQGVKEESNANDQNLTNPINQASPSPQPSPQPLQTHRNPTSTKSVKRSSTIEKSHNTWDNSDDSKNKLLRASSTSKLTSKVSKTEKHKDIVISPAKMSTREKNSQDGDYIKMFMRGRPITMFIPSGVENYDDIRTELPPEKLKLEWVYGYRGRDCRANVYLLPTGEIVYFIASVVVLFNYEERTQRHYLGHTDCVKCIAVHPDKIRIATGQIAGVDKDGRPLQPHVRVWDSVSLSTLQVIGLGTFERGVGCLDFSKADSGVHLAVIDDSNEHMLTVWDWQRKSKVAEIKTTNEVVLAVEFHPTDANTIVTCGKSHIFFWTWTGNALARKQGIFGKYEKPKFVQCLAFLSNGDVLAGDSGGVILIWSKTPVESTAGKGVKGVYQISRQIKAHDGSVFSLCQLRNGMLLTGGGKDRRVVMWDHNLNPEREIEVPDQYGTIRAVAEGKADQFLIGTSRNFILRGTFNDGFQVEVQGHTDELWGLATHPFKDLLLTCAQDKQVCLWNSVDHTLEWTRLLDETGHCADFHPSGTVVAIGTHSGRWFVLDAETRDLVSIHTDGNEQLSVMRYSVDGSLLAVGSHDNFIYVYNVSENGRKYSRYGKCTGHSSYITHLDWSPDNKYIMSNSGDYEILYWDIPSGCKLIRNRSDCKDIDWATYTCVLGFHVFGVWPEGSDGTDINALVRSHNRKVIALADDFCKVHLFQYPCSKPKAPSHKYSAHSSHVTNVSFTHSDSHLISTGGKDMSIMQWRLVEKVSLSQNDNIVDSSAANTPVASEKVVPSTPTSPPEPLNEDEMEKSPEEPPASAENIEEVDNHTENLNEVESEESFQEPIDSNGQGPSSEIGEEQSDSPTITEAQGDDSPLS, from the exons GTCCACCGATGTTGCGAGAAGCCCTCTCCATGTCTTGTATAACAAATGGAAGTTCTGGAACAAGAAAAACCGGCCATAGCGGCACCATTGCTAGAAAAGACACGCTCGCATCTGCTGCAAAAAG cAGCAGTGCagagaaaaagaaggaaaaacccCAAGGCGTGAAAGAGGAATCAAATGCAAATGATCAAAATCTGACAAATCCTATAAATCAAGCGTCTCCTTCTCCCCAACCTTCCCCACAGCCTCTCCAAACTCACAGGAACCCAACATCAACAAAAAG CGTGAAAAGAAGCTCTACTATAGAAAAATCACACAACACATGGGATAACTCTGATGACAGTAAGAACAAGTTATTGAGAGCATCTTCAACGTCAAAACTAACATCTAAAGTTTCCAAAACAGAAAA GCATAAAGATATTGTCATCAgcccag CAAAAATGTCCACACGGGAAAAAAACAGCCAAG ATGGAGACTATATCAAGATGTTCATGCGCGGGCGTCCGATCACGATGTTCATTCCTTCAGGTGTGGAGAATTATGATGACATTAGGACAGAGTTGCCACCGGAGAAATTAAAACTGGAGTGGGT atATGGTTATCGGGGGAGAGACTGTCGAGCCAATGTTTACCTCCTGCCTACTGGAGAAATTGTATATTTCATAGCTTCCGTTGTAGTTCTGTTCAACTATGAAGAGAGAACTCAGAGGCATTATCTGGGTCACACAGACTGCGTCAAATG CATTGCCGTTCATCCTGACAAAATAAGAATTGCAACAGGACAGATTGCTGGGGTGGACAAAGACGGAAGA CCGTTGCAGCCCCATGTAAGAGTCTGGGACTCGGTGAGCCTTTCCACTCTGCAAGTCATTGGTCTTGGGACATTCGAGCGCGGAGTTGGATGCTTGGATTTCTCAAAAGCG GACTCAGGTGTACATTTAGCTGTGATTGATGATTCCAATGAACATATGCTCACGGTATGGGATTGGCAGCGGAAATCAAAAGTGGCCGAGATTAAG ACTACAAATGAAGTCGTTCTGGCTGTTGAGTTCCATCCCACCGATGCAAACACAATAGTAACCTGCGGCAAGTCGCACATCTTCTTCTGGACCTGGACTGGGAACGCTTTGGCAAGAAAACAAGGAATATTTGGG AAATACGAGAAACCGAAGTTTGTGCAGTGCTTAGCATTTTTATCCAATGGAGATGTGCTAGCTGGAGATTCCGGCGGCGTGATCTTAATCTGGAGTAAAACTCCTGTGGAATCCACCGCTGGTAAAGGTGTTAAAG GTGTTTACCAGATAAGTAGGCAAATTAAGGCCCATGATGGCAGTGTATTTTCACTTTGTCAGCTAAGAAATGGGATGCTACTGACTGGAGGTGGAAAGGACAGGAGAGTCGTCATGTGGGATCATAATCTGAACCCTGAAAGAGAGATAGAG GTCCCTGATCAGTATGGAACTATTCGAGCTGTGGCTGAGGGGAAAGCAGACCAGTTTTTAATTGGGACATCACGCAATTTTATTTTGCGAGGCACATTTAATGATGGCTTCCAAGTGGAAGTTCAG GGTCATACAGATGAACTTTGGGGACTAGCAACACATCCATTTAAAGATCTGCTGTTAACATGTGCACAAGACAAGCAGGTGTGTTTGTGGAACTCGGTGGACCACACTTTGGAATGGACCAGACTTCTGGAT GAAACCGGGCACTGCGCAGACTTCCATCCGAGCGGGACGGTAGTAGCTATTGGAACACATTCTGGAAG GTGGTTCGTTCTGGACGCAGAGACAAGAGATCTTGTTTCAATACATACAGATGGAAACGAGCAGCTCTCAGTCATGCGATACTCAGTTG ATGGCTCCCTACTTGCTGTTGGTTCACATGACAACTTTATTTATGTCTACAACGTCTcggaaaatggaagaaaatataGTCGATACGGAAAGTGCACT GGACATTCCAGTTATATTACACACCTTGATTGGTCCCCggataacaaatatataatgtcAAACTCAGGAGACTATGAAATATTATACT GGGACATTCCAAGTGGCTGTAAACTGATCCGGAATCGCTCAGATTGCAAGGACATTGATTGGGCAACTTACACTTGTGTTCTAGGATTTCATGTGTTTG GAGTGTGGCCTGAAGGATCTGATGGGACAGATATTAATGCCCTGGTGCGATCTCACAACAGGAAAGTGATTGCCCTTGCTGACGACTTCTGTAAGGTCCACTTGTTTCAGTATCCTTGCTCCAAGCCAAAG GCTCCAAGCCACAAATACAGTGCACACAGTAGTCACGTAACCAACGTCAGCTTTACGCACAGTGACAGCCATCTAATATCAACGGGAGGAAAAGACATGAGCATCATGCAGTGGCGGCTCGTAGAAAAAGTGTCTCTCTCGCAGAATGACAATATAGTGGATAGTAGTGCAGCTAACACACCAGTTGCAAGTGAAAAGGTCGTGCCAAGCACCCCCACATCACCCCCAGAACCTTTAAATGAGGACGAAATGGAGAAGTCTCCTGAAGAGCCTCCTGCGTCAGCAGAGAACATAGAAGAGGTTGACAATCACACCGAAAATCTAAATGAGGTTGAAAGCGAAGAAAGCTTTCAAGAGCCAATTGATTCAAATGGTCAAGGGCCCTCAAGTGAGATCGGCGAGGAGCAGTCTGACTCCCCTACCATAACCGAAGCCCAAGGAGATGATTCACCGTTGTCTTAA
- the EML4 gene encoding echinoderm microtubule-associated protein-like 4 isoform X3, with protein MRETPHLSPIQEGASSCQSVQDAHRTQHKMDGFAGSLDDSISAASTSDVQDRLSALELRVQQQEDEITVLKAALADVLRRLAISEDQVATVRKAAPSKGPPMLREALSMSCITNGSSGTRKTGHSGTIARKDTLASAAKSSSAEKKKEKPQGVKEESNANDQNLTNPINQASPSPQPSPQPLQTHRNPTSTKSVKRSSTIEKSHNTWDNSDDSKNKLLRASSTSKLTSKVSKTEKHKDIVISPDGDYIKMFMRGRPITMFIPSGVENYDDIRTELPPEKLKLEWVYGYRGRDCRANVYLLPTGEIVYFIASVVVLFNYEERTQRHYLGHTDCVKCIAVHPDKIRIATGQIAGVDKDGRPLQPHVRVWDSVSLSTLQVIGLGTFERGVGCLDFSKADSGVHLAVIDDSNEHMLTVWDWQRKSKVAEIKTTNEVVLAVEFHPTDANTIVTCGKSHIFFWTWTGNALARKQGIFGKYEKPKFVQCLAFLSNGDVLAGDSGGVILIWSKTPVESTAGKGVKGVYQISRQIKAHDGSVFSLCQLRNGMLLTGGGKDRRVVMWDHNLNPEREIEVPDQYGTIRAVAEGKADQFLIGTSRNFILRGTFNDGFQVEVQGHTDELWGLATHPFKDLLLTCAQDKQVCLWNSVDHTLEWTRLLDETGHCADFHPSGTVVAIGTHSGRWFVLDAETRDLVSIHTDGNEQLSVMRYSVDGSLLAVGSHDNFIYVYNVSENGRKYSRYGKCTGHSSYITHLDWSPDNKYIMSNSGDYEILYWDIPSGCKLIRNRSDCKDIDWATYTCVLGFHVFGVWPEGSDGTDINALVRSHNRKVIALADDFCKVHLFQYPCSKPKAPSHKYSAHSSHVTNVSFTHSDSHLISTGGKDMSIMQWRLVEKVSLSQNDNIVDSSAANTPVASEKVVPSTPTSPPEPLNEDEMEKSPEEPPASAENIEEVDNHTENLNEVESEESFQEPIDSNGQGPSSEIGEEQSDSPTITEAQGDDSPLS; from the exons GTCCACCGATGTTGCGAGAAGCCCTCTCCATGTCTTGTATAACAAATGGAAGTTCTGGAACAAGAAAAACCGGCCATAGCGGCACCATTGCTAGAAAAGACACGCTCGCATCTGCTGCAAAAAG cAGCAGTGCagagaaaaagaaggaaaaacccCAAGGCGTGAAAGAGGAATCAAATGCAAATGATCAAAATCTGACAAATCCTATAAATCAAGCGTCTCCTTCTCCCCAACCTTCCCCACAGCCTCTCCAAACTCACAGGAACCCAACATCAACAAAAAG CGTGAAAAGAAGCTCTACTATAGAAAAATCACACAACACATGGGATAACTCTGATGACAGTAAGAACAAGTTATTGAGAGCATCTTCAACGTCAAAACTAACATCTAAAGTTTCCAAAACAGAAAA GCATAAAGATATTGTCATCAgcccag ATGGAGACTATATCAAGATGTTCATGCGCGGGCGTCCGATCACGATGTTCATTCCTTCAGGTGTGGAGAATTATGATGACATTAGGACAGAGTTGCCACCGGAGAAATTAAAACTGGAGTGGGT atATGGTTATCGGGGGAGAGACTGTCGAGCCAATGTTTACCTCCTGCCTACTGGAGAAATTGTATATTTCATAGCTTCCGTTGTAGTTCTGTTCAACTATGAAGAGAGAACTCAGAGGCATTATCTGGGTCACACAGACTGCGTCAAATG CATTGCCGTTCATCCTGACAAAATAAGAATTGCAACAGGACAGATTGCTGGGGTGGACAAAGACGGAAGA CCGTTGCAGCCCCATGTAAGAGTCTGGGACTCGGTGAGCCTTTCCACTCTGCAAGTCATTGGTCTTGGGACATTCGAGCGCGGAGTTGGATGCTTGGATTTCTCAAAAGCG GACTCAGGTGTACATTTAGCTGTGATTGATGATTCCAATGAACATATGCTCACGGTATGGGATTGGCAGCGGAAATCAAAAGTGGCCGAGATTAAG ACTACAAATGAAGTCGTTCTGGCTGTTGAGTTCCATCCCACCGATGCAAACACAATAGTAACCTGCGGCAAGTCGCACATCTTCTTCTGGACCTGGACTGGGAACGCTTTGGCAAGAAAACAAGGAATATTTGGG AAATACGAGAAACCGAAGTTTGTGCAGTGCTTAGCATTTTTATCCAATGGAGATGTGCTAGCTGGAGATTCCGGCGGCGTGATCTTAATCTGGAGTAAAACTCCTGTGGAATCCACCGCTGGTAAAGGTGTTAAAG GTGTTTACCAGATAAGTAGGCAAATTAAGGCCCATGATGGCAGTGTATTTTCACTTTGTCAGCTAAGAAATGGGATGCTACTGACTGGAGGTGGAAAGGACAGGAGAGTCGTCATGTGGGATCATAATCTGAACCCTGAAAGAGAGATAGAG GTCCCTGATCAGTATGGAACTATTCGAGCTGTGGCTGAGGGGAAAGCAGACCAGTTTTTAATTGGGACATCACGCAATTTTATTTTGCGAGGCACATTTAATGATGGCTTCCAAGTGGAAGTTCAG GGTCATACAGATGAACTTTGGGGACTAGCAACACATCCATTTAAAGATCTGCTGTTAACATGTGCACAAGACAAGCAGGTGTGTTTGTGGAACTCGGTGGACCACACTTTGGAATGGACCAGACTTCTGGAT GAAACCGGGCACTGCGCAGACTTCCATCCGAGCGGGACGGTAGTAGCTATTGGAACACATTCTGGAAG GTGGTTCGTTCTGGACGCAGAGACAAGAGATCTTGTTTCAATACATACAGATGGAAACGAGCAGCTCTCAGTCATGCGATACTCAGTTG ATGGCTCCCTACTTGCTGTTGGTTCACATGACAACTTTATTTATGTCTACAACGTCTcggaaaatggaagaaaatataGTCGATACGGAAAGTGCACT GGACATTCCAGTTATATTACACACCTTGATTGGTCCCCggataacaaatatataatgtcAAACTCAGGAGACTATGAAATATTATACT GGGACATTCCAAGTGGCTGTAAACTGATCCGGAATCGCTCAGATTGCAAGGACATTGATTGGGCAACTTACACTTGTGTTCTAGGATTTCATGTGTTTG GAGTGTGGCCTGAAGGATCTGATGGGACAGATATTAATGCCCTGGTGCGATCTCACAACAGGAAAGTGATTGCCCTTGCTGACGACTTCTGTAAGGTCCACTTGTTTCAGTATCCTTGCTCCAAGCCAAAG GCTCCAAGCCACAAATACAGTGCACACAGTAGTCACGTAACCAACGTCAGCTTTACGCACAGTGACAGCCATCTAATATCAACGGGAGGAAAAGACATGAGCATCATGCAGTGGCGGCTCGTAGAAAAAGTGTCTCTCTCGCAGAATGACAATATAGTGGATAGTAGTGCAGCTAACACACCAGTTGCAAGTGAAAAGGTCGTGCCAAGCACCCCCACATCACCCCCAGAACCTTTAAATGAGGACGAAATGGAGAAGTCTCCTGAAGAGCCTCCTGCGTCAGCAGAGAACATAGAAGAGGTTGACAATCACACCGAAAATCTAAATGAGGTTGAAAGCGAAGAAAGCTTTCAAGAGCCAATTGATTCAAATGGTCAAGGGCCCTCAAGTGAGATCGGCGAGGAGCAGTCTGACTCCCCTACCATAACCGAAGCCCAAGGAGATGATTCACCGTTGTCTTAA
- the EML4 gene encoding echinoderm microtubule-associated protein-like 4 isoform X2, which produces MRETPHLSPIQEGASSCQSVQDAHRTQHKMDGFAGSLDDSISAASTSDVQDRLSALELRVQQQEDEITVLKAALADVLRRLAISEDQVATVRKAAPSKGPPMLREALSMSCITNGSSGTRKTGHSGTIARKDTLASAAKSSAEKKKEKPQGVKEESNANDQNLTNPINQASPSPQPSPQPLQTHRNPTSTKSVKRSSTIEKSHNTWDNSDDSKNKLLRASSTSKLTSKVSKTEKHKDIVISPAKMSTREKNSQDGDYIKMFMRGRPITMFIPSGVENYDDIRTELPPEKLKLEWVYGYRGRDCRANVYLLPTGEIVYFIASVVVLFNYEERTQRHYLGHTDCVKCIAVHPDKIRIATGQIAGVDKDGRPLQPHVRVWDSVSLSTLQVIGLGTFERGVGCLDFSKADSGVHLAVIDDSNEHMLTVWDWQRKSKVAEIKTTNEVVLAVEFHPTDANTIVTCGKSHIFFWTWTGNALARKQGIFGKYEKPKFVQCLAFLSNGDVLAGDSGGVILIWSKTPVESTAGKGVKGVYQISRQIKAHDGSVFSLCQLRNGMLLTGGGKDRRVVMWDHNLNPEREIEVPDQYGTIRAVAEGKADQFLIGTSRNFILRGTFNDGFQVEVQGHTDELWGLATHPFKDLLLTCAQDKQVCLWNSVDHTLEWTRLLDETGHCADFHPSGTVVAIGTHSGRWFVLDAETRDLVSIHTDGNEQLSVMRYSVDGSLLAVGSHDNFIYVYNVSENGRKYSRYGKCTGHSSYITHLDWSPDNKYIMSNSGDYEILYWDIPSGCKLIRNRSDCKDIDWATYTCVLGFHVFGVWPEGSDGTDINALVRSHNRKVIALADDFCKVHLFQYPCSKPKAPSHKYSAHSSHVTNVSFTHSDSHLISTGGKDMSIMQWRLVEKVSLSQNDNIVDSSAANTPVASEKVVPSTPTSPPEPLNEDEMEKSPEEPPASAENIEEVDNHTENLNEVESEESFQEPIDSNGQGPSSEIGEEQSDSPTITEAQGDDSPLS; this is translated from the exons GTCCACCGATGTTGCGAGAAGCCCTCTCCATGTCTTGTATAACAAATGGAAGTTCTGGAACAAGAAAAACCGGCCATAGCGGCACCATTGCTAGAAAAGACACGCTCGCATCTGCTGCAAAAAG CAGTGCagagaaaaagaaggaaaaacccCAAGGCGTGAAAGAGGAATCAAATGCAAATGATCAAAATCTGACAAATCCTATAAATCAAGCGTCTCCTTCTCCCCAACCTTCCCCACAGCCTCTCCAAACTCACAGGAACCCAACATCAACAAAAAG CGTGAAAAGAAGCTCTACTATAGAAAAATCACACAACACATGGGATAACTCTGATGACAGTAAGAACAAGTTATTGAGAGCATCTTCAACGTCAAAACTAACATCTAAAGTTTCCAAAACAGAAAA GCATAAAGATATTGTCATCAgcccag CAAAAATGTCCACACGGGAAAAAAACAGCCAAG ATGGAGACTATATCAAGATGTTCATGCGCGGGCGTCCGATCACGATGTTCATTCCTTCAGGTGTGGAGAATTATGATGACATTAGGACAGAGTTGCCACCGGAGAAATTAAAACTGGAGTGGGT atATGGTTATCGGGGGAGAGACTGTCGAGCCAATGTTTACCTCCTGCCTACTGGAGAAATTGTATATTTCATAGCTTCCGTTGTAGTTCTGTTCAACTATGAAGAGAGAACTCAGAGGCATTATCTGGGTCACACAGACTGCGTCAAATG CATTGCCGTTCATCCTGACAAAATAAGAATTGCAACAGGACAGATTGCTGGGGTGGACAAAGACGGAAGA CCGTTGCAGCCCCATGTAAGAGTCTGGGACTCGGTGAGCCTTTCCACTCTGCAAGTCATTGGTCTTGGGACATTCGAGCGCGGAGTTGGATGCTTGGATTTCTCAAAAGCG GACTCAGGTGTACATTTAGCTGTGATTGATGATTCCAATGAACATATGCTCACGGTATGGGATTGGCAGCGGAAATCAAAAGTGGCCGAGATTAAG ACTACAAATGAAGTCGTTCTGGCTGTTGAGTTCCATCCCACCGATGCAAACACAATAGTAACCTGCGGCAAGTCGCACATCTTCTTCTGGACCTGGACTGGGAACGCTTTGGCAAGAAAACAAGGAATATTTGGG AAATACGAGAAACCGAAGTTTGTGCAGTGCTTAGCATTTTTATCCAATGGAGATGTGCTAGCTGGAGATTCCGGCGGCGTGATCTTAATCTGGAGTAAAACTCCTGTGGAATCCACCGCTGGTAAAGGTGTTAAAG GTGTTTACCAGATAAGTAGGCAAATTAAGGCCCATGATGGCAGTGTATTTTCACTTTGTCAGCTAAGAAATGGGATGCTACTGACTGGAGGTGGAAAGGACAGGAGAGTCGTCATGTGGGATCATAATCTGAACCCTGAAAGAGAGATAGAG GTCCCTGATCAGTATGGAACTATTCGAGCTGTGGCTGAGGGGAAAGCAGACCAGTTTTTAATTGGGACATCACGCAATTTTATTTTGCGAGGCACATTTAATGATGGCTTCCAAGTGGAAGTTCAG GGTCATACAGATGAACTTTGGGGACTAGCAACACATCCATTTAAAGATCTGCTGTTAACATGTGCACAAGACAAGCAGGTGTGTTTGTGGAACTCGGTGGACCACACTTTGGAATGGACCAGACTTCTGGAT GAAACCGGGCACTGCGCAGACTTCCATCCGAGCGGGACGGTAGTAGCTATTGGAACACATTCTGGAAG GTGGTTCGTTCTGGACGCAGAGACAAGAGATCTTGTTTCAATACATACAGATGGAAACGAGCAGCTCTCAGTCATGCGATACTCAGTTG ATGGCTCCCTACTTGCTGTTGGTTCACATGACAACTTTATTTATGTCTACAACGTCTcggaaaatggaagaaaatataGTCGATACGGAAAGTGCACT GGACATTCCAGTTATATTACACACCTTGATTGGTCCCCggataacaaatatataatgtcAAACTCAGGAGACTATGAAATATTATACT GGGACATTCCAAGTGGCTGTAAACTGATCCGGAATCGCTCAGATTGCAAGGACATTGATTGGGCAACTTACACTTGTGTTCTAGGATTTCATGTGTTTG GAGTGTGGCCTGAAGGATCTGATGGGACAGATATTAATGCCCTGGTGCGATCTCACAACAGGAAAGTGATTGCCCTTGCTGACGACTTCTGTAAGGTCCACTTGTTTCAGTATCCTTGCTCCAAGCCAAAG GCTCCAAGCCACAAATACAGTGCACACAGTAGTCACGTAACCAACGTCAGCTTTACGCACAGTGACAGCCATCTAATATCAACGGGAGGAAAAGACATGAGCATCATGCAGTGGCGGCTCGTAGAAAAAGTGTCTCTCTCGCAGAATGACAATATAGTGGATAGTAGTGCAGCTAACACACCAGTTGCAAGTGAAAAGGTCGTGCCAAGCACCCCCACATCACCCCCAGAACCTTTAAATGAGGACGAAATGGAGAAGTCTCCTGAAGAGCCTCCTGCGTCAGCAGAGAACATAGAAGAGGTTGACAATCACACCGAAAATCTAAATGAGGTTGAAAGCGAAGAAAGCTTTCAAGAGCCAATTGATTCAAATGGTCAAGGGCCCTCAAGTGAGATCGGCGAGGAGCAGTCTGACTCCCCTACCATAACCGAAGCCCAAGGAGATGATTCACCGTTGTCTTAA